A stretch of DNA from Pseudomonadales bacterium:
GCCCTTCGGCTTCGCGACCATATTCAAAGAGCCGATCGGGTGTCCGGTGGGCACTGACGATATCCAGTTCGTAGGGCACCTTGAGTTCGCACAGCACCTCGGCGGCTTTTTCCATGACCGGCAGATCTGAGTCGCTGCCCATCACGATGCCGACACGGATGGTCATGGCGAAAGACCCTCAGCGAACTCGCCCAGACGCCGCGCTGCCACGCCGGCACGAAGGGCTGCTTCAGCCGTGCTGGTATCCAGGCAGGTGAGGTGCCCCAGTTTGCGACCCGTCCTGGCCTGTCGTTTTCCGTACCAGTGCAGGAACAGGCCTGCCTCACTGATGGGGTAACCCCGGGTACCTGTTTCGCACAGGGGTGCTAGCAGTGGTGTACAGAGCAGGTTGAGCGTTGCTGCCGGCATGGATTGTTCCGTGGCGCCGAGCGGCAGCCCGCAGACCGCCCTGACGTGCTGCTCGAACTGGGAGGTCAGGCAGGATTCCATGGTGTGATGCCCCGCGTTGTGTACGCGGGGTGAGATTTCGTTGATGAGCAGGGTGTTGTCGTCCGTGAGAAACATCTCCACCGCGAACACGCCGATTCCTCTAAGCCGTGAGATCACGCATTCTGCCAGTTGCAGAGCTTCGCGGGTAATGGAAGCGTCGATGTCTGCGGGAGCCTGGGCGAGATCCAGCACGTTACGGGTAGTATCAAAACGCAGTTCCACCGGCGCATAGCTGCGCAGCTCACCCTGGGCGTTGCGTGCCACCAGCACCGCGAGTTCCCGCCTGTCTGCTACGAACTGCTCGATGAGGCTGGGCCCTGTCCAGAAATTTCCGCACTCTTGTTGTGTCCGCAGGATCTGCACGCCGCGTCCGTCGTAACCACCCTGCAGGGCCTTCTGCACGAGAGGCAGGCCGAAGCGTTCGATCTGTGGATACAGGTTCGCTGTTTCCGGCGCAAGAATTTCGAATGGTGCAGTCGGAAACGCCTGATCGCTCAACCAGCGTTTCTGCAGCCCCTTGTTCTGCAGCATCAGCAGAATGCGCGGACTGGGATGCACCGCTACCTGACCCGCCTGTTCGGCCTGGATCAGAAACTCAAGCGCATTCACAGGTATGGCTTCCTTTTCGAAAGTGATCACGTCCACCCGGGACACCAGGTCCTGGAGAATTTTCAGGTCGATGCAGGACGCATAGAGGGTTTCGTCCGGGCTGCCACCCACCGGATCGTCCGGGCCGGCGCCGACAAGGATGGTCCGGACGTTCAGCTTCCGGGCGGCGGCACAGAGCAGATGACCCAGCTGGCCCGCGCCGAGGATGCCCAGGCGCGCAACGGACTCAGGCATCGTCCGCACCGAAGAAGCCGAACAGCTGCAGCAGGCTCAGGAACAGATTGTAGATCGCCACAAACAGGGTGACGGTGGCCATGATGTAGTTGCTTTCACCGCCGTCGATGATTGCCTGGGTCTGGTAGACGATCAGTCCACTCATCAGCAGCACGAAAAGACCCGAAACCGCCAGGGACAGTGCGGTGAGCTGGAAGAAGATGGCTGCCAGACCCAGCACGAAGGCCGTCAGCACGCCGACGAAGAGAAACGTACCGTAGGAGCGGATGTTTGGCGCTCGGCCCGATCGGACATACTGCGACAGGCCGACGAACACAGCGGCGGTGGCGGCCATGGCCGTCGTCACGAGCGTCGCGCCATTGGGCAGGCTGAGGTAGGCGCTGAGAATGGGGCCGAGGGTATAGCCCATGAAGCCGGTCAGAGCGAACACGCTGACCAGACCCCAGCCGCTGTTCTGCAGGCGGGAGGTCAGAAACAGCAGCCCGAAATAGCCGGCAAGCGTCAGGAGGATGCCGGGTGCTGGTGCACCGAGAGCGGCGGACACCCCCGCAACCAGGGCGCTGAAACCCAGGGTCATGGCGAGCAGACGGTAGGTGTTGCGCAGGACCGGACGCTCCCCCGGCGCGATCTGAGCGGAGAAATCGCGACTGGCGGCGGGGACCGCTGCAGCAGTTACCCGGTTTGTCCCGGCGGCGGTGTTGATCGATCTCAGCTCACCCATTTCCAGCTCCACACCTGTGAAAAGGATGCCAGTCTTATCCCTGCCATTAATTCGTTCAATTCGAATATTTGATACTTATACACAGATATTTTCGATGTGTTAGATTTCCCCGCGTCTTCCCTGGTCAACACAGGCAGTCGACTCAGCATGAAACATCTGAACTACAACCACCTGCTCTACTTCTGGACCGTTGCCAGAGAGGGCAGCATCGCCCGCGCTGCCGAAACCCTGCATCTCACGCCTCAGACCATCAGCAGCCAGCTGAAACTGCTGGAGCAGTCGGTGGGTGAACCCCTGCTGCAGAGGGTGGGTCGCGGGCTGCAGGTGACGGAAACCGGAGCCCTGGTGAACCAGTATGCGGAGGAGATTTTTTCACTCGGAGTGGAACTCAGCTCCAGAGTGAAGGCGGGTGGCGCGGGCAGGCCGGTGGCGCTCAATGTCGGGATCGTCAATTCGATTCCGAAGCTGATTGCGTTCCGCATCATCGAACCGGCTCTGCAGCTCGAAGAGCCGCTTCGGGTCATCTGCCGGGAGGGAGATCTGGAAACGCTCCTCGGGGATCTCGCCGTCCACCGGCTCGATCTGGTGCTTTCCGATCGCCCGATACCGACAGGATTGAATGTGAAGGCCTACAACCACGCGCTGGGAGAAAGTGAAATCTCGTTTTTTGCGGGGGCAGGCCTGGGGCCGCGTTATGCGGAAGGTTTTCCGGCATCGCTGGACGCCGCACCGCTGCTGCTGCCCATGCATTCCAGTGCGCTCCGACGGAGACTGGATGAGTGGTTCGAGCGTGTCGGCATCCTGCCGCGGGTGGTAGCCGAGTTCGACGACAGCGCGTTGTTAAAGGCGTTCGGTGAGGCAGGCATAGGAGTGTTTCCCGCGCCGGAAGCCATATCCGGTGAGATCGAGCGAACCTATCACGCCAGCGTGGTAGGAGAGGCTGAAGGTGTG
This window harbors:
- a CDS encoding 5-(carboxyamino)imidazole ribonucleotide synthase — its product is MPESVARLGILGAGQLGHLLCAAARKLNVRTILVGAGPDDPVGGSPDETLYASCIDLKILQDLVSRVDVITFEKEAIPVNALEFLIQAEQAGQVAVHPSPRILLMLQNKGLQKRWLSDQAFPTAPFEILAPETANLYPQIERFGLPLVQKALQGGYDGRGVQILRTQQECGNFWTGPSLIEQFVADRRELAVLVARNAQGELRSYAPVELRFDTTRNVLDLAQAPADIDASITREALQLAECVISRLRGIGVFAVEMFLTDDNTLLINEISPRVHNAGHHTMESCLTSQFEQHVRAVCGLPLGATEQSMPAATLNLLCTPLLAPLCETGTRGYPISEAGLFLHWYGKRQARTGRKLGHLTCLDTSTAEAALRAGVAARRLGEFAEGLSP
- a CDS encoding Bax inhibitor-1/YccA family protein: MGELRSINTAAGTNRVTAAAVPAASRDFSAQIAPGERPVLRNTYRLLAMTLGFSALVAGVSAALGAPAPGILLTLAGYFGLLFLTSRLQNSGWGLVSVFALTGFMGYTLGPILSAYLSLPNGATLVTTAMAATAAVFVGLSQYVRSGRAPNIRSYGTFLFVGVLTAFVLGLAAIFFQLTALSLAVSGLFVLLMSGLIVYQTQAIIDGGESNYIMATVTLFVAIYNLFLSLLQLFGFFGADDA
- the nhaR gene encoding transcriptional activator NhaR gives rise to the protein MKHLNYNHLLYFWTVAREGSIARAAETLHLTPQTISSQLKLLEQSVGEPLLQRVGRGLQVTETGALVNQYAEEIFSLGVELSSRVKAGGAGRPVALNVGIVNSIPKLIAFRIIEPALQLEEPLRVICREGDLETLLGDLAVHRLDLVLSDRPIPTGLNVKAYNHALGESEISFFAGAGLGPRYAEGFPASLDAAPLLLPMHSSALRRRLDEWFERVGILPRVVAEFDDSALLKAFGEAGIGVFPAPEAISGEIERTYHASVVGEAEGVLENYFAISPERKLKHPAVVRIIEAARFTLFGG